A window from Penicillium oxalicum strain HP7-1 chromosome VIII, whole genome shotgun sequence encodes these proteins:
- a CDS encoding putative pyrophosphatase/phosphodiesterase → MPIPRRPSLLSPAHYDNDASSLRSPSEQDSDSDDDELLRQPRSTLELSKHDRSVLEAEDELEKLLTRSGPAHGLRRIFSPSGTSVRIGKKERRRARREARLSRRERVSEEGELMYEMEEGLGDDDTSSLMSGSSVDDDDEKEGFLYEPPSKPSWQRFVLVAAFIAVLFLILFLGAYKASTPFRAIHPHAQRLLSNGTSLFAPTTILISLDGFRADFLDRNLTPALSSLVASGVSPQYMNPSFPSVTFPNHFTLVTGLYPESHGIVGNTFWDPELGEEFFYTHPAVSMQPKWWNAEPLWETAEKQGIKTGIHMWPGSEAHIGDVEPSYVDKYNGSEALPRKVNRILEMLDLPGPGDESDLTPKRPQFIAAYVPDVDKDGHNYGPNSTEIRETISRADDLVAGVIAGLESRNLTNLVNIVVVSDHGMASTSTKRLIQLDDEIDLRLVERIDGWPSRGLRPKQPENFELLQKQLEKLGQKYADAVEVYTRETMPERYHFSNNERIAPLWVIPRAGWAIVERPEFDAKKALETGEVYHPKGIHGYDHEHPLMRAIFIARGPAFPHQPNSRLEAFQNIEVYNILCDSLGVNPLPNNGTLRLPLKPVGLHSDPPMPSQVQSSDPPASTEPAPAQKATTTAPEPTPAATDAPAAPDPVGDEDKDKDEDEDGDEDEDEDEDEDEDEDEDKQRSSSWWHKVTEKLDDLKEWAEELFDAEMDNHPQQG, encoded by the exons ATGCCGATACCCCGCCGTCCCTCTCTCCTGTCTCCGGCTCACTATGACAATGACGCATCTTCCCTCCGATCGCCCTCTGAGCAGGACTCCGATTCTGACGATGACGAACTCCTTCGCCAACCGCGCAGTACCTTGGAGTTGTCCAAGCATGATCGGAGCGTTCTCGAGGCAGAGGATGAACTGGAGAAGCTCCTGACCAGGAGCGGGCCTGCTCATGGGCTACGTCGGATCTTCAGTCCCAGTGGGACCAGCGTGCGCATCGGCAAAAAGGAGCGGCGACGAGCACGTCGGGAAGCCCGCCTGTCACGTCGAGAACGGGTCAGCGAGGAAGGTGAGCTCATGtatgagatggaagaggggCTCGGAGACGATGACACGTCCTCCCTCATGAGCGGTTCTTCGGtagacgacgatgatgagaaagaaggctTTCTCTACGAGCCG CCTTCCAAACCTTCTTGGCAAAGATTCGTGCTGGTTGCTGCCTTCATTGCCGTTTTGTTCCTCATTCTGTTCCTTGGTGCATATAAAGCTTCCACGCCTTTCCGAGCTATACATCCCCATGCACAGCGTCTTTTGTCCAACGGAACATCACTGTTTGCGCCGACAACGATCCTGATCTCACTCGATGGGTTTCGAGCCGATTTCCTCGACCGTAATCTGACGCCGGCGCTGAGTTCGCTCGTCGCCAGTGGCGTCTCTCCGCAGTATATGAATCCAAGCTTCCCCAGCGTCACGTTCCCCAATCATTTCACCCTCGTGACCGGACTGTATCCGGAGAGTCACGGGATCGTCGGCAACACGTTCTGGGATCCAGAGCTTGGCGAGGAATTCTTCTACACCCATCCTGCCGTTAGCATGCAGCCCAAGTGGTGGAACGCGGAGCCCCTGTGGGAGACGGCAGAAAAACAGGGAATCAAGACCGGCATCCACATGTGGCCCGGCTCGGAGGCTCACATTGGTGATGTTGAACCGTCGTATGTGGACAAGTACAATGGTTCCGAGGCCTTGCCGCGCAAGGTGAACCGCATCCTCGAAATGCTCGACCTCCCTGGCCCAGGGGACGAATCGGACCTGACGCCGAAGCGTCCGCAATTCATCGCCGCATACGTACCTGATGTCGACAAGGACGGCCACAACTACGGACCGAATAGCACCGAGATACGAGAGACAATCTCCCGCGCTGATGATCTCGTCGCTGGGGTGATTGCGGGGCTGGAAAGCCGCAATCTGACGAACCTGGTGAACATCGTCGTGGTGTCCGATCACGGCATGGCAAGTACCTCTACCAAGCGTCTCATTCAgctggatgatgagataGACCTCCGGCTCGTGGAGCGCATTGATGGATGGCCATCACGGGGTCTGCGTCCCAAACAACCGGAGAATTTCGAGCTTCTACAGAAGCAGCTAGAGAAGCTGGGTCAAAAATACGCCGATGCTGTTGAGGTGTACACTCGTGAGACTATGCCTGAGCGATATCACTTCTCCAACAATGAGCGCATCGCACCTCTGTGGGTGATTCCCCGTGCAGGCTGGGCCATTGTGGAACGACCCGAATTCGACGCGAAGAAAGCCCTTGAAACGGGTGAGGTCTATCATCCAAAGGGGATTCATGGGTATGATCATGAGCATCCACTTATGCGAGCCATTTTTATTGCTCGAGGGCCTGCTTTCCCGCATCAACCTAATAGCCGCCTCGAGGCTTTCC AAAACATCGAAGTATATAACATCCTCTGTGATTCCCTTGGGGTGAATCCGTTGCCGAATAATGGGACTTTGCGTCTGCCTCTGAAACCAGTGGGCCTGCATTCTGACCCGCCGATGCCGTCGCAAGTGCAGTCATCCGATCCTCCGGCTTCGACAGAGCCAGCTCCTGCGCAGAAGGCTACAACCACTGCCCCAGAACCCACTCCGGCTGCTACCGATGCGCCGGCCGCACCAGATCCCGTCGGTGACGAAGATAAAGAcaaagatgaagacgaggacggagatgaagatgaggacgaagacgaggatgaagatgaagacgaagatgaagacaAACAGAGAAGTTCGTCCTGGTGGCACAAGGTCACAGAAAAGCTTGATGATCTGAAAGAATGGGCGGAGGAGCTGTTTGATGCCGAAATGGACAATCATCCGCAACAAGGATAA